The Acinetobacter shaoyimingii DNA segment AAATCAACAGTTTGTATATGCCACCAATGAAGATAATGGTGATAAAGACGGTAAAGTTTCTGCTTTAAAATTTACAAAAAAGGGTGATTTACAGTTACTGAATAGTGTCAAAAGTCATGGTCAACAACCGACTCACGCAGAAGTTTCTCCAGACAATAAATTTCTATTGATTTCTAACTATTCTGAACGCCCTAATCATGCAGGTGTAACCGTTTTTTCAATTAAAAAAGATGGTAAAGTTGGTAAATTAGTGCAAAAAATTGCCTTTATTACAGGTAGTCAAGCACTTCCAGATCGTCAAGCGGATGGGCATGCACATTCAACTGCATTTAGTCCAGACGGTAAAATTGTTTATATGGCAGACTTGGGTAGCGACCTGATCAAAGCATATCATTATGATGCAGAAGCCAAGCAACCATTAAAAGCTGCGCCAAATCTTGATTTGAAATTTAACAGCGGTAGTGGTCCACGTCATTTAGTCTTTAGTAAAAATGGCAATTATATTTATGCGACGACCGAAATGGGCGCTCAAATTATTGTCTTTAAACGTGTGTTTGATTCGTATAAAGTTATTCAACAAGCCAATTTGACAGATCAAGATGATCCAGATTCTAAAGGTGGTGCGGGCTTAATTTTCTCACCAGATCAGAAATTCTTGTATGTCGGCAACCGTAAAAAAGTCAATGAAATCGTAGCTTATGCTGTTGATAGTAAAAACGGTAAATTATCTTTAGTTGGTCGTTACCCAAGTGGTGGTATTGAGCCACGTGCTTTTGATATTGATGCCACAGGTCAATATTTAATTGTTGCCAATGTATTTAGTAATACAGTAAGCCAGTTTAAACGTGATTTAAAAACAGGTGAACTTAGCCCTACTCAAATTGCGCTACAAATCGGTTTACCGACTGATGTGAAATTTATTCCTAAGCAATAAATGCATTTAAAAAGATTCAATGCATAAAAAAGGTCACTTTGGTGACCTTTTTTATTGAAACTTAATGATCTTATAACAGAGACACAAATAATTAGCCCTGCTGAGCCACAAATTTCGCACGTGCTGCATGCAATTTTTTATAACTTTCGATTAAACGTAAATGACGGTCTAAGCCTTCAAGTTGCATATTGGTTTCTGTTAAGCCATAGAAACGAATGCTTCCGTCCATTGAGCCAATCACGGCATCCATACGTTCTTCACCAAACATATGACGGAAATTCGCTTCATAATCATTCAGATCTAATTCGTCATCGAGTTCAACTTCAAGCACCACATTCATGCATTGATAAAACAATCCACGTTCAACCGTATTGGTGTTGTATTGTAAGAATTGTTCAACCAAGTCTTTAGCTTCTTCAAACTGTTGTAATGCAACATAAATAAGAAGTTTAAGTTCTAGTACCGTCAATTGTCCCCATTCAGTATTGTCATCAAATTCAATCCCAATGAGGGTGACAATATCGGTGTAATCATCAACTTCTAACTCTTCTAATCGTT contains these protein-coding regions:
- a CDS encoding lactonase family protein, translating into MNKVKLIQLLILSGLGLAVNGYTASTDAAIANTGSQELLIGTWTGGVPDGAGALKPVFNSQGIYKVRLNADGTMLPISQVKLSNPSWLAFSKNQQFVYATNEDNGDKDGKVSALKFTKKGDLQLLNSVKSHGQQPTHAEVSPDNKFLLISNYSERPNHAGVTVFSIKKDGKVGKLVQKIAFITGSQALPDRQADGHAHSTAFSPDGKIVYMADLGSDLIKAYHYDAEAKQPLKAAPNLDLKFNSGSGPRHLVFSKNGNYIYATTEMGAQIIVFKRVFDSYKVIQQANLTDQDDPDSKGGAGLIFSPDQKFLYVGNRKKVNEIVAYAVDSKNGKLSLVGRYPSGGIEPRAFDIDATGQYLIVANVFSNTVSQFKRDLKTGELSPTQIALQIGLPTDVKFIPKQ